A window of the Gossypium hirsutum isolate 1008001.06 chromosome A05, Gossypium_hirsutum_v2.1, whole genome shotgun sequence genome harbors these coding sequences:
- the LOC121203298 gene encoding indole-3-acetic acid-amido synthetase GH3.17, whose amino-acid sequence MATNGYEGELKMIEELTTNAEQIQDEVLGEILSRNAGTEYLRGFLHGQTEKQLFKKNVPIVTYEDLKPYIDRIANGETSDILLAEPITGFFLSSGTSGGQPKLMPVTAEVGNKWDLFRRLYESPVIKHFDDINQAGKRLELMFARPEIETPSGLKAASVSTSIYSGSNFRTSLPKLYTSPVETIFCPDPNQGLYCQLLFGLIQRDEVVKVGSVFASTVLRGIKFLENHWQELCYDIKTGRLSDWITDSGCRNAASLVMKPNPEQADLIENICNCKSWEGIIRKLWPKARYICCICTGIMRQYTIELEFYCRGLPLVSDLYACSEAICGINLEPLRKPCDVSYTFLPNMAYFEFLPVKNERDGSIEMKSNNEDTELVDLVNVKAGQCYELIVTTCAGLYRYKVGDVLMVSGFYNNAPQFQFVERKNVILSVDQEKTSETDLFKAVTEAKALLDPLRLILTEYTSYVDTSSAPGHYVLFWEIKGKEGKHCKELDPKIMVECCSRREESLHYTYKIYRKRNIIAALEIRVVKQGSFEALMDYYVSKGTSLSQYKKPSCIKSEEALKKLDSRVIGKYFSPKSPL is encoded by the exons ATGGCAACGAATGGGTATGAAGGTGAGTTGAAGATGATTGAGGAACTGACCACAAATGCTGAGCAAATTCAAGACGAGGTATTGGGGGAAATATTAAGTCGAAATGCAGGAACAGAGTATTTAAGGGGATTCCTCCATGGTCAAACCGAGAAGCAGCTCTTTAAGAAAAATGTTCCCATAGTTACTTATGAAGATCTCAAGCCTTACATAGATAGGATTGCTAATGGGGAGACATCAGATATCCTTTTAGCTGAACCCATTACAGGGTTCTTTCTAAG CTCTGGGACTTCAGGCGGGCAGCCAAAGCTGATGCCTGTCACTGCTGAAGTTGGTAATAAGTGGGATTTATTTCGTCGCTTGTACGAGTCTCCTGTGATAAA GCACTTTGATGACATCAACCAAGCCGGTAAAAGATTGGAGCTTATGTTTGCCAGACCAGAGATTGAAACTCCTAGTGGCCTCAAGGCAGCATCTGTTTCAACGAGCATATACAGCGGGAGTAATTTTAGAACCAGTTTGCCTAAGCTTTACACAAGTCCCGTTGAGACCATCTTTTGCCCAGACCCCAACCAGGGCTTATACTGTCAATTACTTTTTGGTTTAATCCAACGAGACGAGGTTGTCAAGGTTGGTTCAGTCTTTGCATCTACGGTGTTAAGAGGTATCAAGTTTCTAGAAAATCACTGGCAAGAGCTATGCTATGACATAAAAACAGGTCGATTAAGTGATTGGATCACCGACTCAGGATGCAGAAATGCAGCATCATTGGTCATGAAGCCTAATCCAGAACAGGCTgatttgatagaaaatatatgtaATTGTAAATCATGGGAAGGAATAATCAGAAAGCTATGGCCTAAAGCAAGGTATATTTGTTGCATATGTACTGGAATTATGAGACAGTATACTATAGAACTCGAGTTCTATTGCAGAGGGCTCCCTTTAGTTTCAGATCTATATGCTTGCTCGGAAGCTATTTGTGGGATTAACTTAGAACCTCTACGCAAACCTTGTGATGTCTCCTACACATTTCTCCCTAACATGGCTTACTTCGAATTCCTTCCAGTAAAGAATGAACGTGATGGATCTATTGAAATGAAGAGCAACAATGAAGATACTGAACTTGTTGATCTTGTAAATGTGAAGGCTGGTCAGTGTTATGAACTAATTGTCACAACTTGTGCAG GATTATATCGATATAAAGTTGGAGATGTTCTTATGGTGAGTGGTTTCTACAATAATGCACCTCAATTCCAATTTGTGGAGAGGAAAAATGTTATCCTAAGTGTTGATCAGGAAAAAACAAGCGAAACAGACCTTTTCAAGGCTGTGACAGAAGCAAAGGCTCTTCTCGATCCACTGAGACTCATCTTGACAGAGTACACTAGCTATGTTGATACTTCTTCAGCACCAGGTCACTATGTCTTATTTTGGGAGATCAAGGGAAAAGAAGGCAAGCATTGCAAAGAACTTGACCCAAAGATAATGGTAGAGTGTTGCTCTAGAAGGGAAGAGTCATTGCATTATACATATAAAATCTACAGGAAAAGGAACATAATTGCAGCTTTGGAGATTAGGGTGGTAAAGCAAGGAAGTTTTGAGGCACTAATGGATTACTATGTGTCCAAAGGAACTTCATTGAGCCAATACAAAAAACCTAGTTGCATTAAATCTGAGGAAGCCTTGAAGAAATTAGATTCAAGAGTGATAGGAAAGTATTTCAGCCCCAAATCACCGTTATAA
- the LOC121228990 gene encoding uncharacterized protein, whose amino-acid sequence MRILDKKVFQDLIPTLWNIWNGRNSAIFRGKEEDANVIRERARKLNNDFQIHNLSSQLILSRVPRCCRWEKPTKGVIKVNVDVAVNSYGTSLGIIARDSDGFVLRDKASFFNKVVSPEQAELDALIDGFRLAHILNVDKVIFEMDCASIVNRFCYHKEDITIIGHHIEEARKLLESVNRGCNKLADSLCNWSLSKCCNLNFEMNYPNNIHNIVILDAI is encoded by the coding sequence ATGCGGATTTTAGACAAAAAAGTCTTCCAAGATTTGATTCCTACATTGTGGAATATATGGAATGGTAGAAACAGTGCCATCTTTAGAGGTAAGGAGGAGGATGCGAATGTGATTCGGGAGCGTGCCCGTAAACTCAACAATGATTTCCAGATTCACAATCTTTCTTCTCAACTGATCTTATCCCGAGTCCCTAGATGTTGTAGATGGGAAAAGCCGACGAAAGGGGTAATAAAAGTTAATGTTGATGTTGCCGTGAATTCTTATGGCACAAGCTTGGGCATCATCGCTAGAGATTCCGATGGCTTTGTTTTGAGGGATAAAGCGTCTTTCTTCAACAAAGTGGTTAGCCCTGAGCAGGCGGAGTTGGATGCTCTCATCGATGGCTTTCGGCTTGCTCACATTCTCAACGTTGATAAAGTCATCTTTGAAATGGATTGTGCAAGCATTGTCAACCGCTTTTGTTACCATAAGGAGGACATCACGATTATTGGGCATCATATCGAGGAAGCTCGCAAGTTGCTCGAATCCGTAAATCGTGGTTGTAACAAATTAGCTGATTCGCTTTGTAATTGGTCTCTTTCTAAGTGTTgtaacttgaattttgaaatgaattatccTAACAATATCCATAACATTGTTATTTTGGATGCAATATAA
- the LOC121229657 gene encoding indole-3-acetic acid-amido synthetase GH3.17: MKPNPEQADLIENICNCKSWEGIVRKLWPKARYIGCVCTGVMRQYIAELEFYCRGLPLVSTSYACSEAICGINLEPLCKPCDVSYTFLPNMAYFEFLPVENDHDESIEMKRNDEDTELVDLVNVKVGQCYELVVSTCAGLYRYKVGDVLMVSGFYNNAPQFQFVERKNVILSVDQEKTSETDLFKAVTEAKALLDPLGFILTEYTSYVDTSSAPGHYVLFWEIKGKEGKNCKELDPKIMVECCSRMEESLHYTYKIYRKRNIIAALEIRVVKQGSFEALMDYYVSKGTSLSQYKKPSCIKSEEALKILDSRVIGKYFSPKSPL; this comes from the exons ATGAAGCCTAACCCAGAACAGGCTGACTTGATAGAGAACATATGTAATTGTAAATCATGGGAAGGAATAGTCAGAAAGCTATGGCCCAAAGCAAGGTATATTGGTTGTGTTTGTACTGGCGTTATGAGGCAGTATATTGCAGAACTCGAGTTCTATTGCAGAGGGCTCCCTTTAGTTTCAACTTCTTATGCTTGCTCGGAAGCTATTTGTGGGATTAACTTAGAACCTCTATGTAAACCTTGTGATGTCTCCTACACATTTCTCCCTAACATGGCTTACTTTGAATTCCTTCCTGTGGAAAATGATCATGATGAATCTATTGAAATGAAGAGGAACGATGAAGATACTGAACTTGTTGATCTTGTAAATGTGAAGGTTGGTCAATGTTATGAACTAGTTGTCTCAACTTGTGCAG GATTATATCGATATAAAGTTGGAGATGTTCTTATGGTGAGTGGTTTCTACAATAATGCACCTCAATTCCAATTTGTGGAGAGGAAAAATGTTATCCTAAGTGTTGATCAGGAAAAAACAAGCGAAACAGACCTTTTCAAGGCCGTGACAGAAGCAAAGGCTCTTCTCGATCCACTCGGATTCATCTTGACAGAGTACACTAGCTATGTTGATACTTCATCAGCACCAGGTCACTATGTATTATTTTGGGAGATCAAGGGAAAAGAAGGCAAGAATTGCAAAGAACTTGACCCAAAGATAATGGTAGAGTGTTGCTCTAGAATGGAAGAGTCATTGCATTATACATATAAAATCTATAGGAAAAGGAACATAATTGCAGCTTTGGAGATTAGGGTGGTAAAGCAAGGAAGTTTTGAGGCACTAATGGATTACTATGTGTCCAAAGGAACTTCATTGAGCCAATACAAAAAACCTAGTTGCATTAAATCTGAGGAAGCCTTGAAGATATTAGATTCAAGAGTGATAGGAAAGTATTTCAGCCCCAAATCACCGTTATAA